AGGATATAGAAATATCGGATTTGAGGCGCATCACAGAATTGGTAAAGGAGCAATATAAATATGATTTTACCAATTATGCCATGTCCTCATTTCGAAGAAGGATACTTCGAATTATGGAGCTCTATAAATTCGGGTCTGCAGATTTATTGATCAAAAGGCTGAAAGATGATAAATCTTTCTTTGATGAATTTATAGCAGAGATCACTGTAAATGTTACGGAAATGTTCCGAGACCCTCCTTTTTGGAGAGAATTACGGGATAATGTAATTCCAAATATTTTATTGAATCATAATACCATCAGCATTTGGCATGCCGGCTGCTCCTCCGGTGAAGAGGTATTTTCTATGGCCGTTCTACTCAAAGAGATGGGTATTTTGGATAAAGCTAAAATCATAGCTACCGATATCGATAAAGTAATACTTGAAAAAGCAAAAAAGGGTCATTATTCCATGAAAAACATGGAATTAAACGAAAAGAACTACATCCGCTTTGAGGGTAAGAACAATTTCAAAGATTATTTTAAGGAAGAAAACGGGAAGGCAGTGATGGATAAATCTTTGATCCAAAATGTATCCTTCCGTGAACATGACCTAGTTCAAGGCGTGGTATTCAACAAGTTTGATTTAATCTTGTGCAGAAACGTGATGATCTATTTCAATCAGAACCTCCAAAATGAAGTATTGAAAAAGCATCATGAAAGTCTATTCAAATACGGCTACCTAGTTATTGGGTCCAAAGAATCTTTAATATGGTGTGAAATTGCCAATAAGTTTATTGTAGTAAATAACGAAGAAAAAATTTATAAGAAAATTAAAGACTGAGGTCTCTGCAAATTAGTACTCAATGGCTCGATTCAATCTTGATAATAAATATAAAGCGATAGTAATCGGAGGATCGGCAGGTAGTTTTCAAGGGATAACCCAAATTCTATCTTCCATTCCTGCAGATTTCAGCTTGCCTATTATCCTATGCTTGCATAGATTAAAGCATGTGCGCAATGGATTTGTTGAGGCTTTATCTATTAAGAGTATTAAGCCAGTGGTTGAGCCATATGATAAAGAAAATATAAAAAGGGGTAAGGTCTATTTAGCCCCTGCAAATTATCATTTATCAATTGAGTTAGGTAACTCTATTGCTTTATCAACTGAGGAAATGTTCAACAATTCAAGACCTTCAATCGACATTACCTTAGAAACTGCAGCCTATAATTACAGAGATAAACTAATAGGAATATTATTGTCAGGGGCTAATAAGGATGGTGCGCTCGGGATGAAGAGAATTAAAGATAGAAAAGGACTTACAATCATTCAGGACCCAGAGGAATGTATGATCGACACCATGCCTACTGCGGCAAAGAAAATTACTGAAATCGATTACACCTTGAAAGTTCAAGAGATTGTTCAATTCCTAAAGGAATTGGATAAATTGTATAAATGATTTCTGAATTATTGCCTTAAAAGCAATACAATTATATATATTTGGTGATGTTTGCCATTAAGAATGATTGATTTTTTTGAATTAAAAGTGATTAAAACATAGAGTGGAATTTTTTTATTTATTTCTTAGGATTTTAAGGATTAAGAGTAAATAGGATTTTTATCTCGGAAGTATTCATTTATGAAAGCATTATACAAAAACTTAGCACTTATCACTTCATTGCTTTTTACTATGAGCATCATAGGATTAGCATATTACCTGTTTATTTTCCCGGAAAGAATTGCTAATCAAACGCATCTCATCAGCTTGATGGAGGTGTCTGAATTGAAGCCCGTTTTGGAAGAGCTTTATATATTTAGTGCAATTTCCATTTTGTTAGGTTTTGTTTCTATTCTATTGCATTTATTTAATAGAAGTAGCAAAGATGAAAGTAATGTAGTTTACATTGAAAAATTCAAAGATAAAAAGGAGTCAAAGAATGCACAGTCTAAGGAAGAAGGTGATGAAAATATTGATGAAAATCTAAAAGAAATAAATGCTAGCCTCAAAAAGGAATCAGATAATAAAGCGAAAGCAGAGAAGTTACTGTCATTCTTAGCAGACCAAATGGAGGCAAGTCAGGGGGCAATTTATGTAACTGATAAAGATGACAAAAAGAATATTATAAAACTGTTTGCGGCTTATGCTTTTGTGCTTCCAGAAAGTCAAACAGTTTCTTATGAATTTGGTGAAGGGTTGGCTGGCCAAGTGGCGAAGGAACAAAAGTTGATTAATATTTCCGATATCCCTAAGGGTTATATCAAAATATTGTCTGGCCTAGGGGAAGCAAATCCTGCACACTTAATATTATGTCCTATCATGAAGGATAAAAAGCTTTTAGGAGTAGCAGAAATCGCCTCCTTTAAAAGCTTTACGAAATCTCATGAAACGTTGGTTGAAAAAGCATTGGCATTGATTTCAAATGACCTTGATAAAGGACCAGAAAAGGTAAAAGAGAAAAAATAATTCATTTTTTAGTATCAAAGAATTCAATATGTTTAAAAACATAAAAATCGGGACTAAAATAACTACAATTCTACTTTTTGTAGTTTTGGTAAGTGTTATTGCAGTTAGTTTTATTACTTATAACATGAACCGCGATTCAATTGAAAAATTGAATTTTGAAAAGTTGATGTCGCACAATTCCCAAAAAACTGAGAAGCTTAATGATATTTTTCAGGGTATTCAAAATAATGCGAATCATATTTCTGGGCTATTATCTATTCAATCAGGAATTAGAAGATATCAGGAAGAGGATACAAGTTTAAATGTAGATAGCTTAAAATCTGCAATTTTATTTGATATTGAATCTGATTTAAGATCATTTGTTGAAAATTATCCTGTAAATGCTGTAATTCTTACTGATCTAAACGGTGATATTATCTTCAACTCCAATAGTGCTATTAGTGAGCTTTCCGTAGGAGATAATCTTAAAAATTTAGATGAAGATTTTTATAATTCATCCATGACTTCAGCTACATTTAATCAGCCCGAAAAATATAGTGACAGTGAAATAGTGCTTTACGGCTTGCCATTGATAGATGACTATAATAGTCCTGCTGGCTTGTTAGTTTTAGCTAAAAATATGGAGCCTATTTATGAGATCACCAGAGCTAATTCAACTGGCTTTAAATCTTATGAAAGCATTTTGACAGTTCAAAGTGGAAATCAAGCATTATTTCTGTCCCCCTTACAGCAGATTGCTGATAGTTTGGCACCCGCTTCGGTAACTATCAAAGATGAAAATTCTGTTGGTGTGCAAAAAGCAGCACTGGGCGAAAAGGGATATGCCAAAGACAGAAATTATAATGGCACAGATGTGTTGTCTGCTTGGAATAGCATTCCAGCAGTTGGCTGGGGTTTAGCTTCCAATGTCAATGAGTCAGAAATTAATGAGCAATTGAATGGATTAATCACTAAGTTCATTTACACAGGTGTAATCATATTAATTATTTCGTTAATCATTTCTATAATTTTTTCCAGAGTATTACTTAACCCAATTATTTCTCTAAAGGAGACTTTGAAATTGTTGGGAAAAGGGATTTTACCTAATAATGTGCCCAAGAAATCAGATGATGAAATAGGAGAAATGGCTTCAATATTGGATGGTTATGTCTCTTCCTTAAAGAATACTGCCAATTTTGCCAAGCAAATTGGAGAAGGTGATTTTAAAGCTGATTTTAAACCTATTTCAGAAGAAGATACTTTGGGTAATTCCTTAATTAACATGAGGAATTCTATCCAGGAGGCAGAAAAAAGAGACAAAGAAAGAAATTGGATTGTTACTGGTGTTGCAGAAATAGGAGAAATTCTGAGAAGTAATGATAGCTTGGAGCAATTAGGTGATGAGATCTTGATGTATGTCACCAAAAAAATCGATGCTATACAAGGAGCTTTTTATGTGCTTAACGATGATGATACCGATAACTTGTTTTTAGAAATGAAATCAAGTTATGCTTACAATAAAAAGAAGTATTTAAAGGCAAGGTTCAAGTTTGCAGAAGGTTTAGTAGGGCAGTCTGCTATTGAACAAGATACATTATTAAGAACAGAAATTCCTCATGACTATGTAAGTGTTACTTCTGGGCTTTTGGGAGATCAGCGACCGAGTTCAATTTTAATCGTTCCCTTAATTACAGATGAAAAGGTATTTGGCGTTTTGGAATTCGCTGGATTTCATAAATTTGACTCCAGTCAGATAAAATTTGTAGAGGAAATCAGCTTAATTATTGCCCGAACTGTCTTCAATATTAAAGTGAATGAAAGAACGAGGAAGCTATTGGCTGAATCGCAGACTATGAGTCAAGAGCTCCAAGAGCAACAAGAAGTTCTTAGACAGAATGCTGAGGAAATGGAAGCAACTCAAGAGGAACTGAAACGCACCAACCAACGATTAGAAGATCAAATTGAGGAAGTGAACCGTACCCAGAAGCGTATGCAATTATTGCTTGAAAATGCTTCTGAGGTTATTACTATTTACGAGAAAGATGGAACAGTTCGTTATATTTCACCTTCTGTTGAGAAGATTTTAGGATACAGACAAGAAGATATTATTGATACAACAGAATTGGATAAGGTGCATCCAGACTCTAAAGATGAGGTACATCAACAATTTCTTTATTTGGT
This is a stretch of genomic DNA from Marivirga harenae. It encodes these proteins:
- a CDS encoding CheR family methyltransferase; amino-acid sequence: MNRQDIEISDLRRITELVKEQYKYDFTNYAMSSFRRRILRIMELYKFGSADLLIKRLKDDKSFFDEFIAEITVNVTEMFRDPPFWRELRDNVIPNILLNHNTISIWHAGCSSGEEVFSMAVLLKEMGILDKAKIIATDIDKVILEKAKKGHYSMKNMELNEKNYIRFEGKNNFKDYFKEENGKAVMDKSLIQNVSFREHDLVQGVVFNKFDLILCRNVMIYFNQNLQNEVLKKHHESLFKYGYLVIGSKESLIWCEIANKFIVVNNEEKIYKKIKD
- a CDS encoding chemotaxis protein CheB, whose translation is MARFNLDNKYKAIVIGGSAGSFQGITQILSSIPADFSLPIILCLHRLKHVRNGFVEALSIKSIKPVVEPYDKENIKRGKVYLAPANYHLSIELGNSIALSTEEMFNNSRPSIDITLETAAYNYRDKLIGILLSGANKDGALGMKRIKDRKGLTIIQDPEECMIDTMPTAAKKITEIDYTLKVQEIVQFLKELDKLYK
- a CDS encoding GAF domain-containing protein, producing MKALYKNLALITSLLFTMSIIGLAYYLFIFPERIANQTHLISLMEVSELKPVLEELYIFSAISILLGFVSILLHLFNRSSKDESNVVYIEKFKDKKESKNAQSKEEGDENIDENLKEINASLKKESDNKAKAEKLLSFLADQMEASQGAIYVTDKDDKKNIIKLFAAYAFVLPESQTVSYEFGEGLAGQVAKEQKLINISDIPKGYIKILSGLGEANPAHLILCPIMKDKKLLGVAEIASFKSFTKSHETLVEKALALISNDLDKGPEKVKEKK
- a CDS encoding PAS domain S-box protein, coding for MFKNIKIGTKITTILLFVVLVSVIAVSFITYNMNRDSIEKLNFEKLMSHNSQKTEKLNDIFQGIQNNANHISGLLSIQSGIRRYQEEDTSLNVDSLKSAILFDIESDLRSFVENYPVNAVILTDLNGDIIFNSNSAISELSVGDNLKNLDEDFYNSSMTSATFNQPEKYSDSEIVLYGLPLIDDYNSPAGLLVLAKNMEPIYEITRANSTGFKSYESILTVQSGNQALFLSPLQQIADSLAPASVTIKDENSVGVQKAALGEKGYAKDRNYNGTDVLSAWNSIPAVGWGLASNVNESEINEQLNGLITKFIYTGVIILIISLIISIIFSRVLLNPIISLKETLKLLGKGILPNNVPKKSDDEIGEMASILDGYVSSLKNTANFAKQIGEGDFKADFKPISEEDTLGNSLINMRNSIQEAEKRDKERNWIVTGVAEIGEILRSNDSLEQLGDEILMYVTKKIDAIQGAFYVLNDDDTDNLFLEMKSSYAYNKKKYLKARFKFAEGLVGQSAIEQDTLLRTEIPHDYVSVTSGLLGDQRPSSILIVPLITDEKVFGVLEFAGFHKFDSSQIKFVEEISLIIARTVFNIKVNERTRKLLAESQTMSQELQEQQEVLRQNAEEMEATQEELKRTNQRLEDQIEEVNRTQKRMQLLLENASEVITIYEKDGTVRYISPSVEKILGYRQEDIIDTTELDKVHPDSKDEVHQQFLYLVDNADESITMQHQYLNSDNEYVWVEVTGTNQLEDPAIQGIIFNTRDITERRRAEQEERMRSKMQALSENSIDLITRIDNEGKFFYVNPMIERYTGKRPDEVIQKGLHEADIEPKIVEAWAQLLDKVRDQNEKVTEEVDFPSEMGDRVMQVNAIPEYDEEKVLESVLVVSHDITDRKAIELEIASKNKKITESINYAKRIQGAILPNNQVIRQQLPDSFILYKAKDVVSGDFPWYIEVDDVIYIAAVDCTGHGVPGALISLIGYFLLNDIVRSQKISDPGVILDKLDAGVTSTLRQDRDDSTTKDGMDIAFCKIDKKKNQIEYSGAHRPLYYLHNNGELDEIKGNKFPIGGGIYRNQTNFDNHKIKYKSGDAVFFCSDGFPDQFGGSQNRKFGPKRLRQTIVDNHSKSMDEMHIIFDEAWENWKADYKQTDDVLLIGIRF